A portion of the Anthonomus grandis grandis chromosome 7, icAntGran1.3, whole genome shotgun sequence genome contains these proteins:
- the LOC126738474 gene encoding nucleolar complex protein 3 homolog → MSVKSKISKAKRNNQKKTKLIKQGVIKKNSNKSKKQGRVNPPKIVKNVPKEQYSDEESDHGEDMLQMVEEEDLDFLKNAITNRSYGILNRVKYTGPSPKPNKRKIEEDETLEQQYEDQIEDNSGKRVKALLPIKTQKGLVHKEIIEDIPDDEDENEQEEEEGNEEPDGSEQADSETEEFTLQESAIDLSQPISAAQLLATRNDILRQKKIHIGTLSSGLLENPEEKVTNLRTLLSLMDEETPEVYFIVRKLVTISLMEVFKDILPDYEIKNVNPDGVKLKKDTLKLQKYEEMLLLYYKKFLQKLEKYCFLLTKKKGDSKKKSAEEIALSELSIQAMCDLLVTHPYFNYSQNIAQVLVPFLNNSRKNIRDLVKNSICTVFKEDKKEEITLKILRLVNNYLKTHAHNVNVEPLEILLVLDLRGVNLDEEKEQDIKTKKMQAKKARLLQMSKKERKRKKKLQELEKEMLETKAEENKQQKQKNLTEITKVIFNIYFRILKNSENTKMLGVCLEGLAKFAHCINLEYYVDIVNVLNKLLSEDWLGYREQLHCIQTIFIMLSGQGEAINIDPTRFYVTLYKDLLKTNAGRNHENTFIVLKTLIDSLIKRRKKITNKRIINFVKRLATLSLQLLHNGSLGCLGLIKTLMQLNRSVDILLDLDSSGGEGKFQPEIEDPEFANASNSALFETILLRRHYHPVVGKFARNIASGVPATGDGSLPLEYGKLTVEQLYTDYSMDQMAFNPPVPVPKKASAKGKPKIGFLDDSFRDHCNNILRNRIKKRPFWISI, encoded by the exons ATGTCAGTG AAAAGTAAAATATCGAAGGCGAAACGCAACAACCAGAAAAAAACGAAACTAATAAAACAGGGGGTGATTAAAAAGAATTCAAATAAAAGCAAGAAACAAGGTCGGGTGAACCCacctaaaattgtaaaaaatgtgcCAAAAGAGCAGTATTCAGACGAGGAGAGTGATCATGGAGAAGACATGCTTCAGATGGTTGAGGAGGAggatttggattttttgaagaatgcTATAACCAATAGGAGTTATGGTATTTTGAACCGAGTTAAATATACTGG TCCCTCACCAAAACCAAATAAACGAAAAATTGAAGAAGACGAAACCTTAGAACAACAATATGAGGACCAAATAGAAGACAATAGTGGAAAACGTGTAAAAGCTCTGCTACCCATTAAAACGCAAAAAGGCCTGGTGCATAAAGAAATTATCGAGGATATACCTGATGATGAAG ATGAGAATGAGCAGGAAGAGGAGGAGGGAAACGAAGAACCTGACGGCTCAGAACAAGCAGACTCAGAAACGGAAGAGTTTACTTTACAAGAATCAGCTATCGATCTGAGTCAGCCAATCTCAGCGGCCCAACTGTTGGCCACCAGAAATGACATATTAAGGCAAAAGAAAATCCATATTGGAACTCTTAGTTCTG GATTATTGGAAAACCCCGAGGAAAAAGTGACTAACTTGAGAACACTATTATCTCTTATGGATGAGGAAACACCTGAGGTCTACTTCATCGTCCGAAAGCTCGTAACTATATCGCTTATGGAAGTTTTCAAAGACATTCTGCCCGATTacgaaattaaaaatgtgaatcCCGATGGAGTAAAAC TGAAAAAGGACACACTAAAGCTGCAAAAATATGAGGAAATGTTGctgttatattataaaaagttcTTACAAAAGTTggagaaatattgttttttgctGACCAAGAAAAAGGgtgattctaaaaaaaagtctGCG gaagAAATCGCTTTATCGGAACTCTCGATTCAGGCGATGTGCGATCTGCTAGTAACCCATCCGTATTTTAATTATAGTCAAAATATTGCGCAAGTGTTGGTGCCGTTTTTGAATAACTCCAGGAAAAATATTAGGGATTTGGTGAAAAATAGCATTTGTACTGTCTTTAAGGAGGATAAAAAGGAGGAAATTactttaaag ATCTTAAGGTTAGTTAATAATTACCTTAAAACTCACGCGCACAACGTTAATGTGGAACCCTTGGAAATCTTGTTGGTTCTCGACTTAAGAGGTGTTAATTTAGACGAGGAAAAAGAGCAGGATATCAAAACGAAGAAAATGCAGGCGAAAAAGGCTAGACTGTTACAAATGTCGAAAAAAGAACGAAAG agaaaaaagaAGTTACAGGAACTGGAAAAAGAAATGTTAGAGACAAAGGCGGAAGAGAACAAGCAGCAAAAGCAAAAAAACCTGACGGAGATAACAAAAGTGATATTCAACATTTACTTCAGGATTTTAAAGAATTCGGAGAATACTAAGATGCTCGGGGTTTGTCTCGAAGGATTGGCAAA GTTTGCCCACTGTATAAACCTGGAATACTACGTAGACATTGTAAACGTcctaaacaaattattatcagAAGATTGGTTAGGCTACAGGGAGCAACTCCACTGTATCCAAACCATTTTTATAATGTTAAGTGGACAGGGAGAAGCAATTAATATTGACCCAACAAGGTTTTATGTGACTCTATATAAGGATTTATTGAAAACCAATGCGGGCAGGAACCACGAAAACACTTTTATAGTACTGAAAACTCTTATCGATTCTCTGATTAAGCGACGGAAGAAGATTACTAATAAGAGGATAATCAATTTTGTTAAAAGGCTGGCTACGTTGAGTTTGCAATTATTACACAATGG CTCATTAGGTTGCCTAGGCCTAATAAAAACCCTAATGCAACTAAACCGATCGGTGGACATCCTGTTAGATTTGGACAGTTCCGGAGGCGAAGGAAAATTCCAACCGGAAATCGAAGATCCGGAATTCGCGAACGCCTCGAACAGCGCCTTATTCGAAACCATATTATTGAGGCGTCATTATCATCCCGTTGTTGGGAAGTTTGCCAGAAATATCGCCAGTGGGGTACCGGCTACCGGTGACGGCAGTCTACCCTTGGAGTATGGAAAATT gaCAGTGGAACAACTTTATACAGACTACAGTATGGACCAAATGGCATTCAATCCACCAGTGCCGGTGCCAAAAAAAGCATCTGCGAAAGGTAAACCCAAAATAGGTTTTCTGGACGATTCGTTCCGGGACCATTGTAATAATATCCTAAgaaacagaattaaaaaaagaccATTTTGGATAAGcatttaa